Genomic DNA from Desulfonema ishimotonii:
CATCATTGTGACCCGCCTGATTTCCAAGGTGCGGACCCTGGCGGCCATGTCCTACAAGATTTCAAGGGGCCACACGGTGATCTACCCCCGGCCCGACCTTTCCTATTGTGAGAATTTTCTGAACATGATGTTTGACTCGCCGGTGCGCCCCTATGAAATCGACCCGGATGTGGTCCACGCGCTGAGTGTCTTTCTGATTCTTCACGGCGACCATGAGCAGAACTGCTCGACATCGGCAGTCCGCCTGGTGGGGAGCGGGAGGGTGAACCTCTATGCGGCGATCTCCGCAGGCATCGCGGCGCTCTGGGGCCCCTTGCACGGCGGCGCCAACCAGGCGGTGATCGAGATGCTGGGACGGATCGACCGGAAAGAGATGACCATCAACGAGGCCGTTGAAAGGGCCAAGGATAAAAATGATCCGTTCCGGCTCATGGGATTCGGGCACCGGGTCTACAAAACCTATGATCCCCGGACAAAGATCATCAAACAGGTGTGCGACCGCCTGCTGACCAAGCTCAATATCAACGACTCGCTGCTCGATATCGCCCAGACCCTTGAAGATATCGCCGTCAACGATGAGTATTTTATCAGCCACAACCTCTACCCCAATATCGACTTCTACAGCGGCATCGTTCTCCGGGCCATCGGCATCCCGACCAGTATGTTCACCGTTATGTTCGCCATCGGGAGGCTGCCGGGCTGGATCGCCCAGTGGAAAGAGAGCATGGAGGATCCGGAGTGGAAGCTCAACCGGCCGCGCCAGATTTTTACGGGACCGCAGATCAGAGATTATGTGCCCATTGAAAAACGAACCGTAAAAGTATAGAAAAGCGCAGTCAGTCCCATCCCGGGAAGCCGGATGATGTCCGGCAGCAAACGCTGACCTCAGATCATATACTTTCCCGGCGCGGATGCTGCGCCGGGAATTTCTGCAAATGCGGCCCTTACCGGGCCGAAACATAAAATCAGGGAATAGATTATGACCCAGTTGCCTTACACCGTTGAAAAGCCGGAAATCATCAAAACCGATCTGCTGGACCCCATTGACTACCACTACAAAGGTCACAGGGATGTGGATATCGTCATCAGCCAGCCGGAATTTACATCCGTCTGCCCCATGACCGGCCTGCCGGATGTGGGAACCATCACCATCCGATACCGGCCCGATGAAAAGATTGTCGAGCTGAAATCCCTCAAGTTTTATTTCCTTCAGTACCGGAATGTCGGCATCTTCTATGAACATGTGGTCAACCGCATACTTGACGATCTGGCCGGCGTGCTGGCCCCGAAACAGATGGAGGTCACGGGTGATTTTACGCCGAGGGGCGGTATTACAACACGGGTGACCGCCAGATACGAGGGAAAGAAATAGATGAATGACAGCAAACCCTGCCGCCCGATGTTGGGGCTGGCAGCCGCCCTGTGCATGGCTCTGTTTCCCCTCATGTCGGGATGTACTGCCGTTTCGGCGGTAAAGGAGAAGACCCGGGAGATCGCCGATGTGGTCACGTTTTCAGATCATCACATCAAAAAGGTGGGGATTGCCCCCTTCGACAACCGCACATTTATCTCAAGCCAGGATTTCGAGACCATATTTCACAGCCGGTTTATCGAAACGCTGGCCGATGAGTGCCCGGATGTCCTCTGGATCAAACCCGGAGATGCGGCCTATCCGCCGGAGCTGATGGAGCTGCCCCGCGAGGAGCTGTCCGGCCGTCTGGATAATCTGGGCCTGGCAAAGCTGGGAAAAACACTGGGGCTGAACACAATTGTCGTGGTCCGGGCCGTTGAAGTGGATGCGGAGGAAAAGGAGAAGGGCATTCTCTTTCTCCGGGATACCCGCTATTTCGGAACCGCCCAGATCAGTGTGGCGGCCTATAATGTGGGAACCGGGGCCAAGTTGCTGGATGAGAGCCTGAGCCGTGAGGCCGAGGTGGACGGAGCCGAGTTCGACGCCATCGAAGCAGGAGATGAAAGCGGCGTTTATGAATTGTCCGATGTGCTGGAAGAGTTGGCCGTCAATGCCGGTGAAAAGCTCTGCAAGGCCGTTGAAGCCCAGAGATGGGAAGGGTATGTCCATGCGGTTGAGGGCGACCGGATTACCCTGTCCTTTGGCAGGGAGGCGGGACTGAGGGCCGGTGAGGTGCTGGCGGTTTATGACGAGAGTGAGATACTGGAAAATAAGTTCGGCCAGCGCTTTTTCATACCCGGCGAAAAGGTGGGGGAGATTAAAATTACCGAAATTTTCGTCGGAAAGGCCCGCGCCACTGCCATTTCTGATAACGGCATCCGGCCCGGCAGCCTTGTCCGGCCCCGCTGATGTTCATTCCTTCTGTCATTGTTCTTATTCTGCCCGGAGTCAAAGTAGGGTGGGCACAACGCTTTACCGTACCCACCGGGTTTCAGAAAATCGGTGGGCACAGACAGACGTGCCCACCCTACTGCCGGAGTCAGCAGATATTTTTGTGAAAAAATGGAACGCCGGGACGTTTTGCGTCCCGGCTGTGTCTCTTCAGGCCTCCTGCAAAACGCAGTTTATGTCAAATCCGAAATGTTACAGCGCCGGATTTTCAGTTTTAGGGAATTCGGCACAAATAAATCACCCGTTTCAAAACGGCAGGACGGGGTTACGTCCCCGTCGGATATGACCGCCGGTTTGAAACATCAGAAGTTCGGCAGGGACGTAACCCCGCCCTGCCGTTCCACATGGGAAGGTTTATTTCGCGAAACGCCCTTACAGGAAGTCTTCTGAAGGGGCATCACGGAAGTCTCTCTGATCTGCGCTTTTCAGGCAGCCTCTCCTGTTATTCCCCGTAGTGATGCGCAAGCCACGACCGGTATTCCCCGCTCTGTACCCGCCGAACCCATCCGGGGTTGTCCAGATACCAGAGGATCGTCCTGTCAATGCCGCTGTCAAAGGACTCTGCCGGTGTCCATCCCAGCTCCCGCTCCAGCCGGGTGCAGTCGATGGCGTAGCGGAGATCATGCCCGGGGCGGTCCCGGACAAAGGCGATCAGCTCCCGGCGGGAGCGGCCTGACGGGTCAGGGGCCAGCCGGTCGATACGGTCGCAGATCTGTGTCACCACATCAATATTTTTCATCTCACATCTGCCACCGATGTTATAAGTGGCCCCCCGTCGTCCCTGTTTCATCACGGTCCAGATGGCCCGGCAGTGGTCGGTCACATAGAGCCAGTCCCGGACGTTTTCCCCCCTGCCGTAGACCGGCAGCTTTTTCCCCGCCAGGGCGTTGAGGATCATCAGGGGGATCAGCTTTTCCGGGAACTGGTACGGGCCGTAGTTGTTGGAGCAGTTGGAGAGGGTCACGGGAATGCCGTAGGT
This window encodes:
- a CDS encoding citrate synthase yields the protein MADTVKLVWDDKTYELPVIVGSEGEKAIDISRLRQDTGFITMDPGFANTGSCKSAITFMDGEKGILRYRGYPIEQLAEHSSFREVAYLLINGELPTRKQITRFSVLLNDHSLIHEDMRHFFGNFPRQSHPMGILSSMVNALKSFYPYLADTEEEIDIIVTRLISKVRTLAAMSYKISRGHTVIYPRPDLSYCENFLNMMFDSPVRPYEIDPDVVHALSVFLILHGDHEQNCSTSAVRLVGSGRVNLYAAISAGIAALWGPLHGGANQAVIEMLGRIDRKEMTINEAVERAKDKNDPFRLMGFGHRVYKTYDPRTKIIKQVCDRLLTKLNINDSLLDIAQTLEDIAVNDEYFISHNLYPNIDFYSGIVLRAIGIPTSMFTVMFAIGRLPGWIAQWKESMEDPEWKLNRPRQIFTGPQIRDYVPIEKRTVKV
- the queF gene encoding preQ(1) synthase, whose protein sequence is MTQLPYTVEKPEIIKTDLLDPIDYHYKGHRDVDIVISQPEFTSVCPMTGLPDVGTITIRYRPDEKIVELKSLKFYFLQYRNVGIFYEHVVNRILDDLAGVLAPKQMEVTGDFTPRGGITTRVTARYEGKK
- the rfbB gene encoding dTDP-glucose 4,6-dehydratase, coding for MKQVLVTGGCGFIGSNFIRYLLAAPDFSGEIINIDKLTYAGNPENLAGVEEAFPGRYHFVRADICDMEALEAIFAAYPVDTVCHFAAESHVDRSIVSPDAFVRTNILGTFNLLELCRRYQDRLALFHHVSTDEVYGSLGADGLFTEQTAYDPSSPYSASKAASDHLVRACHRTYGIPVTLSNCSNNYGPYQFPEKLIPLMILNALAGKKLPVYGRGENVRDWLYVTDHCRAIWTVMKQGRRGATYNIGGRCEMKNIDVVTQICDRIDRLAPDPSGRSRRELIAFVRDRPGHDLRYAIDCTRLERELGWTPAESFDSGIDRTILWYLDNPGWVRRVQSGEYRSWLAHHYGE